From the Roseiconus lacunae genome, one window contains:
- a CDS encoding sugar phosphate isomerase/epimerase family protein, with protein sequence MKRRQFLAAGAALSTLIAKPNWLLALDADNRYRNEIGIQLYTLRNEIGKDVAGTLKAVADAGYKQVEPYGFPGADAMIREAKANGMTVNSSHCNTDSILHPERNGVQPFDALLEKANKHGLTHLVVPYLSGDMRDSLDKYKMVADRCNEAAEKAAGAGVQLAYHNHAFEFKPFEGGKTGYDVFKERFSDQMKFEIDVFWVAVAGVDPAKLIGDLSGRVTQLHLKDLDASVETPAYDGISKDAFKELGNGVIDMQPILAAAEKAGVAHCHVEQDHSPHPLDSIRESIGYLGKL encoded by the coding sequence ATGAAACGTCGTCAATTTCTAGCCGCCGGCGCGGCCCTTTCCACTCTGATTGCAAAGCCGAATTGGTTGCTCGCCCTCGATGCCGACAACCGTTATCGCAATGAAATCGGGATCCAGCTTTACACACTTCGAAATGAGATCGGGAAGGACGTCGCGGGAACGTTGAAGGCGGTCGCTGATGCGGGATACAAGCAAGTCGAACCGTACGGTTTCCCAGGGGCCGATGCGATGATTCGCGAGGCGAAAGCGAATGGAATGACCGTGAATTCCTCGCACTGTAACACCGACAGCATTTTGCATCCGGAGCGAAATGGCGTTCAACCGTTTGATGCGTTGTTAGAAAAGGCTAACAAGCATGGCCTAACGCACCTCGTCGTTCCTTACCTTTCGGGGGACATGCGTGATTCGCTCGACAAGTACAAGATGGTCGCCGATCGGTGCAACGAGGCTGCCGAGAAAGCCGCGGGCGCGGGCGTTCAACTCGCCTACCACAATCACGCATTCGAATTCAAACCGTTCGAAGGTGGAAAGACTGGCTACGATGTCTTCAAAGAACGTTTCTCGGATCAAATGAAATTCGAAATCGACGTGTTTTGGGTCGCGGTCGCAGGGGTCGATCCGGCCAAACTGATCGGGGATCTCTCCGGCCGCGTTACTCAATTGCATCTCAAAGATCTCGATGCGTCGGTCGAGACCCCTGCCTACGACGGGATCTCCAAGGATGCGTTCAAAGAACTCGGGAACGGTGTGATCGACATGCAACCGATTCTAGCGGCTGCCGAGAAAGCGGGGGTTGCGCATTGCCATGTCGAACAGGACCACTCGCCACATCCGCTTGATAGTATTCGAGAAAGCATCGGGTACCTCGGTAAACTGTAA
- a CDS encoding serine hydrolase domain-containing protein: MFRKSLPAKFLLTAASLLGWFPGFVPLFAIIGAVNLCLASLCVAETPPAFESVSAYLDQSVDDGVVAGGSLMVFHQGEIVYQTGFGYADIETKRPYLVDTPAVVASVSKPILGTLLHRLADQKIVELDAPIDRYIEEFKDCQLETGEPIKRAPTLTELLTHTSGLRNDEAPGGRVWYQPWATNQPLEFVVRRIATEFPFKRQPGTKLSYSGIGTEVAARVGEIVTDQPRNEMLLTHLCEPLGMTQTFYRDVVAVEKLKAPMPTRYYIGSKSGTLLVSRERLVPDKNRYSSSGGTIISTASDLLTWLLMIRNDGMHDGEEYLSDAICRRLLTEHEVGFAAKGGLFVRQRDESGKPTLFSHTGSSGTNVWFDVPSDTIGIMLTQTRGSDIRPFRIELQKRVTEAVAELNLVAAP, encoded by the coding sequence ATGTTCAGAAAATCGCTTCCTGCCAAGTTCTTACTTACCGCGGCTAGCCTGTTGGGATGGTTTCCCGGATTCGTTCCGTTGTTTGCGATCATCGGGGCAGTCAATCTATGTCTTGCCAGTCTTTGTGTTGCCGAAACGCCGCCCGCGTTTGAATCAGTGTCTGCCTACTTGGATCAGTCGGTCGACGATGGCGTCGTCGCGGGCGGATCGCTGATGGTGTTTCACCAGGGAGAGATCGTCTATCAGACCGGATTCGGATATGCCGACATCGAGACAAAGCGTCCGTATCTGGTCGATACCCCTGCCGTCGTCGCTTCGGTCAGTAAGCCAATCTTGGGGACGCTGCTTCACCGATTGGCCGACCAGAAGATCGTTGAATTGGATGCCCCGATCGATCGCTACATCGAAGAGTTTAAGGACTGTCAACTTGAGACCGGCGAGCCGATCAAGCGGGCGCCGACACTGACCGAGTTATTGACCCACACATCCGGCCTTCGAAACGACGAAGCTCCCGGCGGGCGAGTTTGGTACCAGCCTTGGGCAACCAACCAACCGTTGGAGTTTGTCGTTCGGCGAATTGCCACCGAATTCCCCTTTAAGCGACAACCGGGAACAAAGCTCTCGTACAGCGGAATCGGAACGGAGGTCGCCGCGCGCGTCGGTGAAATTGTGACCGATCAACCGCGAAACGAAATGCTGCTGACACACCTCTGCGAACCGTTGGGGATGACTCAAACGTTCTATCGTGACGTCGTCGCAGTGGAAAAGCTCAAGGCGCCGATGCCAACCCGTTACTACATCGGTTCGAAGAGCGGCACGTTGCTCGTTTCTCGCGAACGTTTGGTCCCTGACAAGAACCGATACAGTTCGTCGGGAGGCACGATTATCTCTACCGCATCGGATTTGTTGACGTGGCTGCTCATGATTCGAAACGACGGGATGCATGATGGTGAAGAGTATCTATCGGATGCCATTTGCCGGCGTTTGCTGACCGAACACGAAGTCGGTTTCGCGGCCAAAGGCGGCTTGTTTGTTCGTCAGCGGGATGAATCGGGTAAGCCGACGCTCTTCAGTCATACCGGGTCAAGCGGGACAAATGTCTGGTTTGATGTCCCCTCCGATACGATCGGGATCATGTTGACGCAAACGCGTGGATCGGACATCCGTCCCTTTCGAATCGAACTACAAAAACGTGTGACCGAGGCGGTCGCTGAACTGAATTTGGTCGCTGCGCCGTAG
- a CDS encoding FKBP-type peptidyl-prolyl cis-trans isomerase: MADHSLSSSLVRVSMLLGMCLVVGCSAGYGPSNYDPDAPTEFTTTESGLKYRILRKSDKKKPDAGSHVKVHYIGTLDDGTVFDSTYAKGKPATLNLYNVVKGWSEGIQLVGEGGMIELEIPPELGYGELGQRNAVPPNSTIHFIVELIRVFDR, from the coding sequence ATGGCCGACCACTCGTTATCGTCTTCGCTTGTTCGTGTGTCCATGCTCTTAGGGATGTGTCTGGTAGTCGGGTGCTCGGCAGGCTACGGCCCTTCCAATTATGACCCCGACGCACCGACCGAGTTCACGACGACAGAATCTGGATTGAAGTACCGGATTTTGCGAAAGAGCGATAAGAAAAAGCCAGATGCGGGCAGCCACGTCAAGGTTCACTACATCGGGACACTCGATGACGGAACCGTCTTCGACAGCACTTATGCGAAGGGAAAACCGGCGACGCTGAATCTTTACAACGTTGTGAAAGGATGGAGCGAAGGGATACAGTTGGTCGGGGAGGGTGGCATGATCGAACTGGAAATTCCGCCGGAGTTAGGCTACGGAGAATTAGGCCAACGCAATGCCGTACCACCGAATTCGACCATTCATTTCATCGTCGAATTGATTCGGGTTTTCGATCGGTAA
- a CDS encoding glutamate synthase subunit beta: MGKPTGFKEFDRKKVPWRLPVVRLNDYDEIYTEHKVDHLREQGARCMDCGVPFCQSATGCPIDNLIPEWNDLVYNNRWKEAIERLHKTNNFPEFTGRTCPAPCEGSCVLGITNPPVTIKNIENAIVDRAWEEGWIVPEPPKSRTDKKVVIVGSGPSGMAAADQLNKAGHTVTVLERADRVGGLLQYGIPNMKLSKEAVQRRVDKMTAEGVTFKTGVNVGKDVDPKELVNEYDAVLLACGATKARDLPIGNRDAKGIHLAMEFLTANTKQSVHGDDVGEGFISAEGKDVIVIGGGDTGTDCIATSLRHGCRSVVNFELLPKPPAERASDNPWPEWPRIFRVDYGHEEAEAKFGRDPREYQILSKEFVKDAEGNLAAIKTVEVQWTKDDAGQWKMNEVAGSEKEWPAQLILLSMGFLGPEQYVAESLGLDTDPRSNFKAEHGKFATNIDKVFAAGDCRRGQSLVVWAINEGRGAARAIDQYLQGESQLPAPGITMGTTMQV, encoded by the coding sequence ATGGGAAAGCCAACTGGATTCAAAGAGTTCGATCGGAAGAAAGTACCATGGCGTCTGCCAGTTGTTCGATTAAACGACTACGACGAAATCTACACCGAGCACAAAGTTGATCATTTGCGTGAGCAAGGCGCACGGTGCATGGATTGCGGAGTGCCGTTTTGCCAGTCGGCGACCGGTTGCCCAATCGACAACTTGATTCCCGAGTGGAATGATTTGGTCTACAACAATCGCTGGAAAGAGGCGATCGAGCGTTTGCACAAGACCAATAACTTTCCCGAGTTCACCGGGCGAACCTGCCCCGCACCTTGCGAAGGTTCGTGTGTTTTGGGCATTACCAATCCGCCGGTCACGATCAAAAACATCGAAAATGCGATCGTCGACCGAGCATGGGAAGAAGGCTGGATCGTCCCCGAACCACCGAAGTCCCGGACCGATAAAAAGGTTGTCATCGTCGGTAGCGGACCGTCCGGCATGGCCGCAGCGGATCAGCTGAACAAGGCCGGTCATACCGTGACCGTTCTCGAACGAGCTGATCGCGTTGGCGGATTGTTACAGTACGGCATTCCGAACATGAAGCTTTCTAAGGAAGCCGTTCAGCGACGCGTCGATAAGATGACGGCCGAAGGCGTGACCTTCAAAACCGGCGTGAACGTCGGAAAAGACGTCGATCCGAAAGAGTTGGTCAACGAGTACGACGCGGTCCTGCTCGCCTGCGGTGCCACCAAGGCTCGCGATTTGCCGATCGGAAATCGTGACGCCAAGGGAATCCATTTGGCGATGGAGTTTCTCACCGCGAACACCAAACAATCCGTTCACGGTGACGACGTCGGTGAAGGCTTCATTAGCGCCGAAGGCAAGGACGTGATCGTCATCGGCGGTGGCGACACCGGGACTGACTGTATCGCGACCAGTTTGCGACATGGCTGTCGTAGCGTTGTGAATTTCGAATTGTTGCCGAAGCCACCCGCCGAACGAGCTTCCGATAACCCCTGGCCGGAATGGCCACGGATTTTCCGTGTTGACTACGGACACGAAGAGGCCGAGGCAAAGTTCGGTCGTGATCCGCGGGAATATCAGATCCTGAGTAAAGAATTCGTGAAAGACGCCGAAGGCAACCTTGCGGCGATCAAGACCGTTGAAGTTCAGTGGACGAAGGACGATGCGGGACAGTGGAAAATGAACGAGGTCGCCGGCAGCGAAAAAGAATGGCCCGCCCAATTGATTCTGTTGTCGATGGGTTTCTTGGGACCGGAACAATACGTTGCCGAATCACTCGGACTGGACACCGATCCCAGAAGTAACTTCAAAGCCGAGCATGGTAAATTCGCAACGAACATCGACAAAGTCTTTGCGGCCGGTGACTGTCGCCGCGGACAAAGCTTGGTCGTTTGGGCGATCAACGAAGGTCGTGGTGCGGCACGTGCGATTGATCAGTACCTGCAAGGTGAAAGTCAATTGCCCGCCCCCGGCATCACGATGGGGACTACGATGCAGGTGTAA